aaaatcccccaaaatgccctaaaatcccccaaaatcccccctcaaaaatcccctaaaatcccccaaaatccccccaggaccccccaaaatccctccaggaccccccaaaatcaacccaaacccctccaggagccccaaaatcccccaaaatcctccccaaatcccccttaaaagccccccaaatccccctcaaaactgccccaaaaatgcccaaaaatgccccaaaatcaacccaaaatccccccaaaatccccccaaaagacccccaggaccccccaaaatcaacccaaaccttccctagacaccccaaaatccctccaggaccccccaaaatcaacccaaaccttccctagacaccccaaaatccctccaggacccctcaaaatcaacccaaacccctccaggacccccaaatcccccaaaatcctcccccaaaccctccccaaatccccccaaaaatcccctcaaaacacccccaggaaccccaaaatccctccaggacccccaaaatcaacccaaaccttccctggacaccccaaaatccctccaggaccccccaaaatcaacccaaacccctccaggacccccaaaatcgccccaaaatctcccccaaatcccccttaaaactcccccaaatccccctcaaaactgccccaaaaatgcccaaaaatgccctaaaatcccccaaaatccccaaagtcacccaaaaattcccccaaaactccccaaaatcctcccaaaatcccccctaaatcccccaggaccccccaaaatcaacccaaacacctccaggagcccccaaatcccccttaaaacctccccaaatccccctcaaaactgccccaaaaatcccctaaaatccccccaaatctccccaaaatcgccctcaaaactcccccaaaatggcctaaaaacccccaaaattgccccaaatccctcccaagaccccccaaaatcaacccaaacccctccaggacccctcaaaatcaacccaaacccctccaggagccccaaaatcccctaaaatctcccccaaatcccccttaaaagccccccaaatccccctcaaaactcccccaaaaacgccccaaaatccccaaaatcgccccaaatccccccaaaatccccccaaaatcgccccaggaccccccaaaatccccaaagcccccccagccccacctgagAACATCTCCCCGTGGCGGGTGTAGCCCCTGGCCCGCGCTgtctccagcagagcccccagacccaaatcccccctaaatcccccctaaaatcccccaaaatgccctaaaatcccccaaaatcccccctcaaaaatcccctaaaatcccccaaaatccccccaggaccccccaaaatccctccaggaccccccaaaatcaacccaaacccctccaggacccccaaaatccccccaaatcctccccaaatcccccttaaaaccccccaaatcctcctcaaaactcccccaaaaatgccccaaaatcaacccaaaatccccccaaaagacccccaggaccccccaaaatcaacccaaaccttccctagacaccccaaaatccctccaggacccctcaaaatcaacccaaacccctccaggacccccaaatcccccaaaatcctcccccaaaccctccccaaatcccccaaaaatccccctcaaaacacccccaggaaccccaaaatccctccaggacccctcaaatcaacccaaaccttccctggacaccccaaaatccctccaggaccccccaaaatcaacccaaaccttccctggacaccccaaaatccctccaggaccccccaaaatcaacccaaacccctccaggacccccaaaatcccccaaaatctcccccaaatcccccttaaaactcccccaaatccccctcaaaactgccccaaaaatgcccaaaaatgccctaaaatcccccaaaatccccaaagtcgcccaaaaattccccccaaaactccccaaaatcctcccaaaatcccccctaaatccccaggaccccccaaaatcaacccaaacacctccaggagcccccaaatcccccttaaaacctccccaaatccccctcaaaactgccccaaaaatcccctaaaatccccccaaatctccccaaaatcgccctcaaaactcccccaaaatggcctaaaatcccccaaaattgccccaaatccctcccaagaccccccaaaatcaacccaaacccctccaggacccctcaaaatcaacccaaacccctccaggagcccaaaatccccccaagtcctccccaaatcccccttaaaacctcccaaatccccctcaaaactgccccaaaatgccccaaaatcccccaaaatcgccccaaatccccccaaaatccccccaggaccccccaaaatcccaaatcccccccagccccacctgagAACATCTCCCCGTGGCGGGTGTAGCCCCTGGCCCGCGCTgtctccagcagagcccccagacccaaatcccctctaaaaccccccaaaattccccccaaaatgccccaaaatgccccaaaatcccccctcaaaaatcccctaaaatcccccaaaatccccccaggaccccccaaaatccctccaggaccccccaaaatcaacccaaacccctccaggagccccaaaatcccccaaaatcctccccaaatcccccttaaAAGCCCCCCAAGTCCCCctcaaaactcccccaaaaatgcccaaaaatgccccaaaatcaacccaaaatcccccaaaatccccccaggaccccccaaaatccccaaatcccccccagccccacctgagAACATCTCCCCGTGGCGGGTGTAGCCCCTGGCCCGCGCTgtctccagcagagcccccagacccaaatcccccctaaatccccccctaaaatcccccaaaatgccctaaaatcccccaaaatcccccctcaaaaatcccctaaaatcccccaaaatccctccaggaccccccaaaatcaacccaaacccctccaggagcCCCAAAGTCCCCtaaaatctcccccaaatcccccttaaaagcccccaaatccccctcaaaactgccccaaaaatgcccaaaagtgccccaaatcaccccaaaatccccccaaaagacccccaggaccccccaaaatcaacccaaaccttccctagacaccccaaaatccctccaggacccctcaaaatcaacccaaacccctccaggaccccccaaatcctccccaaatcccccttaaAACCCCCCCAAGTCCCCctcaaaactcccccaaaaatgcccaaaaatgccccaaaatcaacccaaaatccccccaaaatccccccaggaccccccaaaatccccaaatcccccccagccccacctgagAACATCTCCCCGTGGCGGGTGTAGCCCCTGGCCCGCGCTgtctccagcagagcccccagacccaattgGGGCCGGGGGggtcccagcagagccccggccaTGGCCAGGGCAACCAGGCCACACCTGGAattggggggggtttggggttttttggggttttttggggttttttggggggattttgggtgggatttgtcgggggggggttttggggagtggttttgggggatttttgggttttgggggtatttagggggatttgggggaggatttgggaggatttttggggttttggggggcatttagagttttgggggattttttggggttttggtggggtttggaAGGGATTTCGGAAAGGTTTTAGGGGGAtttgttggattttggggggatttgggggattttggggtgtttggggggatttgggggggatttgggagatattgggaggatttggggagaattgttgggttttggggggatttgggagggttttgggggtggttttggagGGAtttaagggattttggggattttggggtttttggggtgattttgggggtttctagggcaattttgggtgatttggggggttttagggtgattttgggtgttttggggtgattttagggtgattttgggagtttttagggtaattttgggtgatttgggggtttctagggtgattttggggtgattttgggggttttcagggtaattttggggtttttagggtgatgttggggtgattttaggagtttttagggtaattttgggtgatttgggggtttctagggtgattttggggtgtttttgggggtttttgggtaattttgggtgtttttggggcgattttgggatgttttggggtttttgttacTCACTGGGGCCCGTTCTGGATCAGGGGCGGCACCGGGCGGTGGAACAGGAGCCACTTCCAGGGACCCTCCAGGCTTCGTGGGGAGGGGGAGACCAtgggagacccctccccaaaatcaccccaaaaacccccaaaaaaatcccaaacccctccccaaaaccctccaaaatttcccccaagacccctccccaaaatcaccccaaaaacccctccccaaaaccctccaaaatttcccccaagacccctccccaaaatcaccccaaaaaatccccaaataccccccaaacccctccccaaaaccctccaaatttcccccaagacccctccccaaaatcaccccaaaaacccccaaataccccccaaaacccctcccaaaaaccctccaaaatttcccccaagacccctccccaaaatcaccccaaaaactccccaaaaaaaccccaaacccctcccaaaaacccctccaaaattttccccaagacccctccccaaaatcaccccaaaaacccccaaacaccccccaaaacccctccccaaaaccctccaaatttcccccccaagacccctccccaaaatcaccccaaaaaccccccaaaaaaaccccaaaccctccaaaatttcccccaagacccctccccaaaatcacccccaaaacccctccccaaaacgctccaaatttccccccaagacccctccccaaaatcaccccaaaaaccccccaaaaaaaccccaaacccctcccaaaaacccctccaaaattttccccaagacccctccccaaaatcaccccaaaaacccccaaacaccccccaaaacccctccccaaaaccctccaaaatttcccccaaaacccctccccaaaatcaccccaaaaaccccccaaatttcccccaagacccctccccaaaatcacccccaaaaccccccaaaaaaaccccaaacccgtccaaatttccccaagacccctccccaaaatcaccccaaaaacccccaaataccccccaaaacccctccccaaaaccctccaaaattttccccaagacccctccccaaaatcaccccaaaagcccccaaaccagcccaaaacccctccccaaaaccctccaaatttcccccaagacccctccccaaaatcaccccaaaaactccccaaaaaaaccccaaacccctcccaaaaaccctccaaaatttcccccaagacccctccccaaaatcacccccaaacccctccccaaaaccctccaaatttcccccccaagacccctccccaaaatcgccccaaattcccccaaaccagcccaaaactCCTaaagacccctccccaaattccccaggaTCACcccaagacccctccccaaaattgccccaaatcccccccagaatccccccaaagcccctccccaaaaccatccAAAGTTCCtccaagacccctccccaaaatccagcccaggaCTCtccaagacccctccccaaatccatcccagaacccttccaggacccctccccaaattcacccccagacccctccccaaatttccccaatcccttccccaaaacctcctcagacccctccccaaatcccccaagacccctccccaaattcccccaggaCCACcccaagacccctccccaaaatcctcccaagagagcccaggacccctccccaaatttccccaaaatcccccccaaaacctccacaagacccctccccaaaatccagcccagggctctccaagacccctccccaaattcctctcttaaacctccccaaacccccccaaatctcctcaagacccctccccaaattccccaaggACCCCCCCAAGACCGTcccaagacccctccccaaatttctccccaaaccccctcaagGACCCCCCAATctccccccagacccctccccaaaaccccccgaGGACCCCTCTCCAATTTCCCCCAATCCCttccccaaaacccaccaagacccctccccaaaaccccccaagacccctcctcaaaatcctcccaagaccccccaaaaccccctaagACCCCTCCCCGaattccccaaaacctccccaaaacccctccccaaattccccaaaaccacccaagacccctcccaaaattcctcctcaaagccacccccagacccccctaAAACCCCCTCAAGttccccccagacccctccccaaaacctcctcaagacccctccccaaattcccctcacgacccctcacctgtcccggcgcctcctcagcagctcccggAGCCCGCCGTCCTCTCCGAGCGCCTCCCCCGCTCTCTCCAGCGCCTCCCGCAGGACCGGCCCGAGCCCGGGGCGGCTcccgggggtccctgagggggtcccgggggtccctgagggggtcccgggcggcggcgggggcggagGGGGCGGAGGGGGCGCCCGCTCCATGCCCGGCCCCGGGATCAAACTCGGCTCTGATTGGCTGGAGCGGCGAGGGGAGGGcgggagctgctgaggggagAAGCGCGGTGATTGGTTGGTTTCGCAGAGGGCGCGGTGATTGACGTGAAAGGCGGGTGAAGGCGGGAGTTGATGAAGGGAGACGCGCGGTGATTGGTTGTGGTTGGGAGGGGGAGGTGGGAGTTGCCTGAGGGGAGGCGCGCGGTGATTGGCTGTAGTTGGGAGGGAGAGGCGGGACTTACCTGAGGGGAGCCGCGCGGTGATTGGTTGGTTTCGTAGAGGGCGCGGTGATTGACATAAAAGGCGTGGGGAAGGCGGGAGTTGCTGAGGGGAGACGCGCGGTGATTGGTTGTGGTTGGGAGGGGGAGGCGGGAGTTGCCTGAGGGGAGGCGCGCGATGATTGGTTGTGGTTAGGAGGGGGAGGCGGGGGTTGTTGAGGTGTTTCGCGCAGtgattggttggtttggggCATTGGGAGGCAGGAGTTGCTGAGGGAAGGCGCGCACTGATTGGTTGATTTGGAGCCGGGCGCGCCGCGATTGGCTGGGAAAAGTCCGGAATTTTTAACGGAATATTCCCgggtttttggggaaaaatttccGTTTTTTAAAGGAGAATCATTGCCGGATTTTTTGACCCTACATGACCTCAAATAACTTAAATATCCCTACATGAACTCTAAAAACTTCTTGAAAATCGTTAACTAtctaaaaataatgcaaataaacccaaaaaatgcaaataactctaaaacaccctaaaaaacccgaaaataaacccaaataacCCAAAGTACGCAATATAAACACAAAtaagccccaaaaatccccaaataattccaaataaacaaaaacccccattaacccaaataaacccaaatacTGTTAAATAacctaaaaattaaaaacaactacAAAGAACCCCtccaaaaaacaccaaattaaaaacaaaaacaaaacagaaaaaaaccaaatagcctcaaaaaagcccaaaataaagaaaaataaaccaatttaaaccccaaaaaaacatcCAACAAAATCCATTAATAGCCACAAATAATTCCCAAATaattcctaaaaaaacccaagtaaCTCGAAGTACACCTAAATAAACACCAAAGAAAttcaaataaaccccaaataaacccaaagaACTCTACataacccaaaaaaaaccccaaaactaaacccaaataacccccaaaaacatgaaaaaaacccaaaaaaaccactcAAATAATCCCCAATATAAACCTAAATACACCCCAAGTCACTCCAGTTCCTCCCGTCCCCTCCCAAAAACAAATCCCGGCCAATCAGGGTGCGCGGCACTGATGACGATACTGTTGCTGGGCAGAAACTGGCACTACTCAGGGATTCTCAGCCAATCAGCGCCCGGCTTAGCTCTGACTCTTCAGTTGCCAAGCAGAGACCAAGGCCATCCACTCCATTAAACACACAGGACAGAGAGGGCTAATTTCCAACCAATCAGCGCGTTTCTCGCTGATGACTCATCAGTTGCCAGGAGAGGAAttgggaaggaggggaaagtGACCCTGGGGATGCGGGGGGGACCCGAATTAATCCAAAAAGGGTCGGAAGCCCAAAACAAAGCAGGAGGGGCCTGGACCCCCAAAAGCAAACACGGGGGAGGGGATGGGACCCCCAAACAGGATGAAGCCAATTTTGTTCCTGGAATATGTAAAGTAGTTTCTGGATATGCAAAAATAGccatgaatatgcaacaggctgatgTAATGGGAGACAAGGACCATCGAGCAAAGGTTGTTATGGCCGCCAAGATACCCCAGTTATTTTCGGGGACACTCCTTaataaatctgattttaatTACATCATCCAGTGGCATATTCATAGATCCTTATGCAAATCCATGAAATAATTTACATATTCCAGGAATGATTTTAAATGGCCCCTCCCTGGGGTTGTCTCCCCATTTCAGGAGCCTccattgaaatggaaaatgtaaaccctctCCCTTTAAGTAGTAATATATTggttaaaataataataataataataataataataataataataataataataataataaattttgaAATGAAGGGGCTCTcagcaaagatatgggagtagaAATAACAGGGGTTTTATtagcaaaaattaaaactacAAGTGCAGTCatacaaacaggaaaaaacactgacagagtTAGAATCCTCTGGGAATCCATTGGGAAAAGGCTGATCCTTTGgaaatccagtgggaaaagctgaaattttgGAAATCTGGTGGGAGAAGCAGAAATTTTGAGAAATCCAgaggaaaaagctgaaattttgAGAAGTCGAGTGGGACAAGGGCTCATCCTTTGTGAATCCATTTCTTACCCCTCAAGGACAGGGCAAAGGCAAGGCCGTGCGGTTTTTAGAGGGGACCCAAAGGCTGGAGATGGGGTTTGGGTAAGGGGAGGAGTTCTCAGCAAAACAAGAAGGGTGAGATCACATTGCTGCCTCTTACCAAAAGGGGCACGTCATAGAAAACATggcccaaaatcccaaattccctctaAAACAACAGAGAAATTACACAACTTCAGATATATTCGATCAAATTCCTCCATTTACAGCAGTCTGAGCTGTTTTTAAGGGATGAAGATGAAGCAGAGTAAAAAAAGGTGAAATTAAATTCAGAAACAGCCAGGTGTGTTCCCAGCATGGATCACAGGGAATGTGAgtgaccagggctgtgcccacagtGCCTCCTCcagtgggggatggagctggaggagcactCGAAGCTCTGCCCGCACTCGGGGCACTCGCAGGGCTTCCCTTAGTGGTGCCTCTGTTGGTGTTGGGTCAAGTAAGAGGGTCTGgagaagcccttcccacactggggacactcatagggcctctccccggtgtggatgcgccggtgggtgACGAGGTGGGAGTTCTGcttgaatcccttcccacagtcggggcagcggaagggcctctcctctgaATGAATCCGATAGTGATGGAGGAGATGAGAGCTGGACCGAAACCTCTTCCTGCATTtatcacactcgtagggcctctcccctgtgtggatgcgccggtggaTGACGAGATTGGAGTTGTGCTTGTATGccttcccacactcagggcattggaagggcctctcctctctgtgacTCCAATAGTGCTCGAGGAGATTAGAGCTGGCCTGAAACGCCTTCCCACACTTGGAACACTCGTAGggcttctccccagtgtggatcctctggtgccTGATCAGGCTGGAGCCCTTtgtgaagctcttcccacactccccacactcatagggtttctccccagtgtgggtcctctggtgcCTGACCAGTTCGCTGCTccacctgaagctcttcccacactccccgCACGTGTGGGGCTTCTCTCCATCACGGAGCTGCTCACGGAGCACCAGCTCCGAGCTCTGGCTCCATCTCCGGCCGCCTTCCCGGCCCAGGCCGgctctttccccctcacatCCCCGCCGGCtgcgtttgcagcccctcctcgtgCGGCATCTCCGCGCCTTTTCCTCCCCGTTGCCTTCCTGCGCCGTGGAGCCGCTCAAAACGGcctctgccaccagctcctgccGCGGGCActtgtcctccctgctctccatgctcagctcctgctctgggggaggaaggacaaggacaccatgggatttgcctccgtgccacAGCCGAGGGCAACCAGATCCCCCCAGGCCGTCCCGGGCAGGACGGCACCGCCACCCCTCGATGTCCCCCCGAGGGGCCTTTTCCGCTCAGCCTTGGACTTCTTCATTCTCCAAACATCCCCCCAGAAACCCaacccagggaccccccgggaTATCAGGGCCGGgctccccctccctgctcaccgGCGCGATGCGGGGGGCGATGATCCCACAGGTGGGGGCTGCGAATCCAGGCAGGGTCGACCGCGTGGATCCGTCCGCTCAACCTTGATCCGcctttgtccctcctcttcctcccgctTCTCCTCTTCCATCGGCCCTCCCGCTCCTCAGCGTTATCTCcgcctccttctcctcttccatccTGCCCCTtccatcccttctcctcctcctgctccctaaCCCcaccttcttctcctccttccatcGCTGCTCTCTCTCCGCCTTCATCGCTCCTCTTCCATCTCCCCtagccctgctcctctccccgaACCGGCTGGAAccgtgaggggaaagggggcagggaaagggcgGAAccgtgaggggaaagggggcagggaaagggcgGAAccgtgaggggaaagggggcaGGGAAAGAACGGAACCGTGAGGGGAACGGGGCGGGCTCAGGCCAAGGGCGGCAACTGTGAGGGGACGCTCTGGGAGGCGGCACTCTGCAAACAGAACTGCAACGGACTGAACATGAACGGGACAGAAATCAGTAAGTCTGAAAGTTTTATTTGGGCTCAAATacaccccacacacccagccccacacaatccccatcccagcactctAATTGAGTTCCCAGTACTGTCAATCACCTCCCAACCCCATCTCAGCCTGGCGGCTGTGGAATCGAGAAAATTTAGTATGGCATGCAGTCTTTCTCGGGAGGGATTCAGCATTCTCGGGTAAGACTGAGCTGTTTTCACTGGGATTTGAGTAGTTCTGAGGTGATAGATCCATCTCCCTTGGCTTTTGGTGTGCAAAGaaatggagaagggaaaaaaatcaaggtgaAATTAAAAGGAGAAACATCAGGATGTATTCCGAACATGGATAACAGGGAATGTGAGggaccagggctgtgcccacagtGCCTCCTCcagtgggggatggagctggagcagcacacaaAACTCTGCCCGCACGCGGGGCACTCGCAGGGCTTCCCTTAGTGGTGCCTACGTTGGTGTCGGGTCAAGTGAGAGCTGCAGtagaagcccttcccacactggggacacttgtagggcctctcccctgtgtggatgcgccggtggaAGACGAGGGTGGAGTTGTActtgaatcccttcccacagtcggggcagcggaagggcctctcctctctgtgaatCCGATAGTGCTGGAGGAGTTGAGAGCTGCTCCGAAACCTCTTCCTGCATTtatcacactcgtagggcctctcggcagtgtggatgcgccggtggaTGACGAGGGTGGAGTTGTGCTTGTATGccttcccacactcagggcattggaagggcctctcctctctgtgacTCCGATAGTGCTTGAAGAGATGAGAGCTGGTCTGAAACGCCTTCCCACACTTGgaacactcgtagggcctctccccagtgtggatcctctggtgcaCAATCAGGCTGCAGGCCTTtgtgaagctcttcccacactccccacactcgtagggcctctccccagtgtgggtcctctggtgAACGATCAGGTCGCTGTTccacctgaagctcttcccacactccccgcacgtgtggggcttctccccatcacgGAGCTGCTCACGGAGCACCAGCTCCGAGCTCTGGCTCCATCTCCGGCCGCCTTCCCGGCCCAGGCCGgctctttccccctcacatCCCCGCCGGCtgcgtttgcagcccctcctcgtgCGGCATCTCCGCGCCTTTTCCTCCCCGTTGCCTTCCTGCGCCGTGGAGCCGCTCAAAACGGcctctgccaccagctcctgccgcgggcatttgtcctccctgctctccatgctcagctcctgctctggggaggaaggacaaggacaccatgggatttgcctccgtgccacAGCCGAGGGCAACCAGATCCCCCCAGGCCGTCCCCGGCAGGACGGCACCGCCACCCCTCGATGTCCCCCCGAGGGGCCTTTTCCGCTCAGCCTTGGACTTCTTCATTCTCCAAACATCCCCCCAGAAACCCAACCCAGGGACACCCCGGGATATCAGGGCCGGgctccccctccctgctcaccgGCGCGATGCGGGGGGCGATGATCCCACGGGTGGGGGCTGCGAATCCAGGCAGGGTCGACCGCGTGGATCCGTCCGCTCAGCTTTGATCCGcctttgtccctcctcttcctcttcctcccgctcctcctcttcctgcaaaccaccccctgctcctcccccgacccctcctcctcctcccctttcaTCCCCggccttccctccctcctcctcctg
Above is a window of Ammospiza caudacuta isolate bAmmCau1 chromosome 35, bAmmCau1.pri, whole genome shotgun sequence DNA encoding:
- the LOC131570528 gene encoding zinc finger protein 850-like; the protein is MESREDKCPRQELVAEAVLSGSTAQEGNGEEKARRCRTRRGCKRSRRGCEGERAGLGREGGRRWSQSSELVLREQLRDGEKPHTCGECGKSFRWNSRLTKHQRIHTGEKPYECGECGKSFRTNCELIEHQRIHTGESPYECGECGQSFNHRSSLIRHQRIHTGEKPYECGQCGKCFSRSSLLILHQRIHTGERPYECGECGKSFSQSCSLIRHQRIHTGERPYKCSKCGKAFLTRSDLLKHFLTHREERPFRCPDCGKGFKRNSHLIIHQRNHTGERPYECDKCRKRCRTSSHLLEHYRIHSEERPFRCPDCGKGFKYNSILVTHRRIHTGERPYECPHCGKSFSRRSHLTQHQRLRDGEKPHTCGECGKSFRWNSDLIVHQRTHTGERPYECGECGKSFTKACSLIVHQRIHTGERPYECSKCGKAFQTSSHLFKHYRSHREERPFQCPECGKAYKHNSTLVIHRRIHTAERPYECDKCRKRFRSSSQLLQHYRIHREERPFRCPDCGKGFKYNSTLVFHRRIHTGERPYKCPQCGRRWSQSSELVLREQLRDGEKPHTCGECGKSFRWSSELVRHQRTHTGEKPYECGECGKSFTKGSSLIRHQRIHTGEKPYECSKCGKAFQASSNLLEHYWSHREERPFQCPECGKAYKHNSNLVIHRRIHTGERPYECDKCRKRFRSSSHLLHHYRIHSEERPFRCPDCGKGFKQNSHLVTHRRIHTGERPYECPQCGKGFSRPSYLTQHQQRHH